The Candidatus Cloacimonadota bacterium genomic interval TGGAAATGGCCTTCCAAAATGGCACCGCTGGAGATGAGCAGATTCTTGATTTGGGAGCCGCTCTGCCGCTGGGAGAGGAGTTCTTTGGCGCGCTCGGAATCCTGGGACGCAACCTGAAGCTCCACGTCGAATTTTCCGGGAAAAATCCCCGGCAGCATGGAATGCACGATTACGTTTTTCAAAAAAGCATTGATACCCTGGTCAATCAACAGTTCCTTGGCAAGTTCGGCTTCAAAACTGTCTGTGAAACGGGCGATGGTGACGAGTGTTATTTCCATTTTTTCGGCTCCTTACATTGAGGTGGTGGATGCCAGCCAAACCATGGCCATGATTGCCTCAAACACGATTTCATAGTCATCGGCGACATACTCCAAAGTGCGTCCGTCCAATCTTTTCGTATGGGGCATCAGGGAGGCTTGTTCTGCCATGGAAGTGTGGTTAAATTCAATCCTTAAGGTGATGGGCGCTTCAAAGCTATAAAGCGGAATATCATCAAGGGATTTTGCCAGCGCTTTTTGAACCGCTTCCCGCGTGAGTTCATCCACTTTGAGGCGGGAATAGTTCAGGGCGGAAAACTTTGCCACGGCTCGTTTTGTTGCCACATATTCCAACCAGGGCATGGGCGCCGCCAATTCTTTTTGCAGGGTTTCATCCCCGGAAACGAGGGTGACCGGAATGCCCAAAGAGCCGGCATAGGCTGAATTTATCAGGGTTTCGTTCATCGGTTTGCCGTTAATCCAAATGTTGTGGATGCGGCTGTTTGAATAGGTGTGGTCCATGTTGCCCTTCAAGGCGCCTGTGCCGCTGTGATAGCCCAAAAGCCAAACCTGGCTGTATTCTGCAGAAAGTTCCGGCATCATATAGCGGGGTCTGGGACAGCCGGAGATTAGATTAATTCTGGAATCCAGCTCTGTGATGCGGAAGGAAAGGTTGTCCCCATCGGCGTGGGAATCGGCAATCGTGATTTCCTCAATTTGTTTTGCCTGGGGGCTGTTGAGTGCCGCTTCCAAAGCGGTTTTCACGTGGTGTTCAACGCATGCCTTCACCGCGGGGCGGTCTGTTTTTTCCTGGTTCCAGTTATAGGTGCCGGGCATTCCTTCCATGTCGATGGAAATGTAGATACGCATTTGGCTATCCTCTTTTCGATAGTGTTTTGGCAAGTTTGGCGGCAAGCTGCGCGTTATTTTTCAGAAGCGCCAAGTTTGCTTTCACAGAATCACCTTTTGTGGTTCGCGCCAGGCAGTCAAGCAGAAAAGGTGTGAGCGCTTTGCCATGGATGCTTTTTTGCTGGGCTTCGCTCAGACAGGAACCGATTTGCGCTTCGATTTCCACGGGGTTCAGCGCGTCATTTTCCGGGATGGGATTTGCCACCAAAAGCCCTTTGCCGCCCAAGTTGTTATGGTGGTTCCAAAGCTGGGCAAAATCCTCCGTGTTCTTTAGGCAGGGGATGCCAAACTTGCTGTCCGGCGTGTAAAACAGGGGG includes:
- a CDS encoding peptidase; protein product: MRIYISIDMEGMPGTYNWNQEKTDRPAVKACVEHHVKTALEAALNSPQAKQIEEITIADSHADGDNLSFRITELDSRINLISGCPRPRYMMPELSAEYSQVWLLGYHSGTGALKGNMDHTYSNSRIHNIWINGKPMNETLINSAYAGSLGIPVTLVSGDETLQKELAAPMPWLEYVATKRAVAKFSALNYSRLKVDELTREAVQKALAKSLDDIPLYSFEAPITLRIEFNHTSMAEQASLMPHTKRLDGRTLEYVADDYEIVFEAIMAMVWLASTTSM